From the genome of Orcinus orca chromosome 5, mOrcOrc1.1, whole genome shotgun sequence, one region includes:
- the IL10RB gene encoding interleukin-10 receptor subunit beta isoform X3 gives MAQSLRSWLGGCLLVSALGMVPPPENVRMNSVNFRNILQWESPAFPKGNLTFTAQYQSYRKFQDICTSTVLTECDFSSLSKYGDHTLRVRAQFEDEHSDWINITFCPVDDTIIGPPRIQVEALANSLHMRFLAPKIKNEPETWSMRNIYNSWTYHVQYWKNGSDEKFPVTGQYDFEVLRNLESQTTYCVQVRGFLPDRNKTGEWSEPVCEQTTADDVQRFRQLRPQKDAYTQVCS, from the exons ATGGCGCAGAGCCTCCGGAGCTGGCTGGGCGGCTGCCTCCTGGTGTCAG CATTAGGAATGGTGCCACCTCCTGAAAATGTCAGAATGAATTCAGTTAATTTCAGGAACATTCTACAGTGGGAGTCGCCTGCTTTTCCCAAGGGGAACCTGACTTTCACAGCTCAGTACCAAAG TTACAGGAAATTCCAAgatatatgcacaagtactgtCTTGACGGAATGTGATTTCTCAAGTCTTTCCAAGTATGGTGACCACACCTTGAGGGTCAGGGCTCAATTTGAAGACGAGCATTCAGACTGGATAAACATCACCTTCTGTCCTGTGGATGACA CCATTATCGGACCTCCCAGAATCCAAGTAGAAGCACTTGCTAATTCTTTACATATGCGTTTCTTAGCCCCGAAAATTAAGAATGAACCTGAAACATGGAGCATGAGGAATATTTATAACTCATGGACTTATCATGTGCAATATTGGAAAAATGGCTCAGACGAAAAG TTTCCAGTTACTGGTCAGTATGACTTCGAGGTCCTCCGAAATCTTGAGTCACAGACAACTTACTGTGTTCAAGTTCGAGGGTTTCTTCCTGATCGGAACAAAACTGGGGAGTGGAGTGAGCCTGTCTGTGAGCAAACAACTGCTGACG ATGTCCAGAGGTTCCGCCAGCTCAGACCACAAAAGGATGCATACACGCAGGTCTGCTCCTGA